gactctccaaaaaagatgatccttGTTAGTGAAAAAAGAACTAATAGGAAAAATATTAGGATTCAATGGTATCTTAGATAATACCCACACTTGACGTGCTGGaagacattcaaaaaacacatggtttattgattcctccggaTCTCCGCATcgagcacaacatatatcctcTTGTATTACTCtcgtttttagatttttcattacCACTATACATCCTGAAAGGATTTGCCATAAGAAATGTTTTATCTTCGGGGGGCACCGCACTTTCCAGCAGAAAACTTTTAGTATATCGACTGTGGGACCATAAAATTCTGGTGGCTTTTCTTTATCAGGATAGACCCGTTCCACTTGATAACCTGATTGGACCGAGTATTTTCCATTGTTAGTGAAATGTCATCCATACCTATCTTCTATCTGATTTCTAGCTAATtgaatactttcaataattttaaatcatgaggatccaccaaagccctgattgcctgtaaattccatgttcGGGATTCCGAGTTAATGAGAGAATCCACCGTGAGGTCCGGgtaatttaactaatttttcttttttcttaaatgATGAATACTTTATTAAGTCAATTAAAAATGGACACATCAGTACCTAGTCTCTCGAGAATAGTGTAGAAGCTGCTCCCAGAGGTACGCTTCTTACATTTCAGTGTCCATTTCTCCTACTAGCCTAAGAATCAATGCTGGTGCTCTAGGTATTGATTGGAAAAATGTGGAGTAAAAGAGAGTAAATAATAAAGTGGAAAAGGGTGGAAACTTTGGAAATTGAAATGAggaaagagaacaaaaaaatagagtaaactcGTTTCGCTTATAAACTCCAAAGTAAATATGTGAGTGATTTTTTTCCTTGCGTACAGTGATcagagtaaataaaaaaaacttggaaTTTATTTGATTGACAATTTTTTAGCagaaactggagtaagacgagTAACATCAAATCAAGAGTAAAAGTTTACGCCATATGTACCATACAGTCAAAGCTTCAAAGAATCTGTTCGgaaactcttttgttttgttgtcttataaatgaagaaaaatttacacTGGGATACATTTTTTGACTTATCAATTACATGGAGAGTCACTTTCCATATAAGACACACTTTCGTCTTGTTCTTTGTCTATTATATCCTCCAACTTAACTTTCGCTCACTTATATTTTTCAACTAAACGATACATATGACTAATTCctaatttttttagatttatggGTCTCTCAATTTATTACAGATTTATCTGAAaagaaaaattctgaaaattcATGAACCAACTCTTtctctacagtatttctctatataattataaattgtttttttttcatcaattcTCTTCATCTGTATCTTtttctataattataaattgttcTTTTTTCATCAGTCGTCTTCAtagtcattttctttttaaaaatcaaatgagactcagagaaaaaaattaatagctCTTTCCAACGCCTCATCTCTCTCCACTAGATCTTTCTACGGCGGCCTTTCTCACCGTCACGTCAACCGTCAATCCTTCTTCACTGTTCATCACTCCATCAAATCTAAGTCCGTTAACCTCGCCATGGCAGTTCACACGGTGGAGTCATCCAGAAACGCCGTTTCACTCAAAGACTCAGTTTCTCCTCCTAGTGCATTGAAATGGACGCTGGAGAGCTGAAAATTGAAGAAAGAACTCGTCCACGGAACTTCGTCTACAAAACTTCGTCCACAAAACTTTTTGTAGGATTAATAACCTTGTATATACTTCTTTCTGTTTTTAATCAGAAACACGACAGCTAACTATATGATTGGAAAAAGTTGTAAAAACAAGTCTGATTGCACGTTGTCTTTCAACCATCTCTATTCAAGATTATTGGATCCACGAAACTCGTACAACTTCATTTGTCCACAACACTTTTGTCTATATCGACGCACATATATCTTCATATTGTGTAGTCACATGAACAAGTTTATGTAATTCGCTCTTATGTTGTTACATTCATACACATGATGTCCAGATGAAGGAAGACGTCTATGTCGGTTCTCAATTCCCTGTAGTCAGCTAATACGAGCTCCAGCAATATGCCTCTCTCAGCAGTGATCTGAACATAATGTCCGCAACACCTATCCTTGATTCCTCACCACTGCTCGTCGCCCAACCACACAACCCCCATCCACACTTCACCCGAACACACACTTTGCAACTACTCCACTCCTGACCACACATCACCTGTCCACCTAACCTCTGACCATAAGTCCATGACTTACCCGACCACAACTCACCCAACCAAAACAGTCTTAGCAACCCGTCTCATGCAGCAACACATTATACACTTATTGGGCACCTTTTGTTTTTGCTCTTAATGCGCCCTTCGGCTTATAGTTACTCATGTATTTTAATTCCACGAACTCAGTATGCATGGTTCTTTTGGTATTTAAGTAACATATTGCGTACTCATGTTTACCTTCATCTCATGTCCACAACTGCGTGTCCACTACAAACCTAACCACTGATTCAATACGCAAATAACACCTTCGCACACATCCACGCCAATCCCATCCAAAGCGCAACATTTTGTTGCCATCCTCGAGAAAAATATCCCCAattgttaataaatatattttcttcgtcttctccTTTGTCCCCAGATctagagaaaaaaaactaaaacattgaTTTACATAAAAAGTCCCAGTAAGCTTATCTTAACAACATCCATCTTCTACGAAATTAGCTCGTACACCCAACATGTCCAAAAGCATAAGCATCAACATAACATCATCCACACAAGTATGCAACAATGTTACTAATGACTGCAAGGGAACCAAATTTATTACGACCCACACCAATACCCACGATATACCATGATAAACGATTCTCAACCATTAGATCTTGAAACTAATAAGAAATTCAACGGTTCAGGAAGAGTCTCATAAACCCATATATACATACTTTTACTTTTAcaactttttcatttatttcaaCCAGAAAACTATTTAGTTTCTCCACAGTTGATTCTTTAAAGTAAACATCCTCTTCCTATCACAACTGGAAGGTAATTTATGTCCAGATAATTACAGCTGTCCCAACATTGTGCTCCACTACCACAATGTTTCTCCTACCGTTAACAAAAGTGATAAAGTGTCCTTTTATGTAAACGTCTCACTAGAGTTTTCTAAACAATTAAATTATAACTATCTAATCACATGATActaaatattgttattttaaatatgagaaacctaaattgaaaaattcatgAATGAGGTTGCTCTGAGAGAAACATGTGTTCTTTGCCTTTAActtggaaaaaaaagagaggaaacaAATTGACTAAACTCTGATCACTTCGTTTCAGTCACACTGGAAACAGTGGACCATTTGACTAAATTAGTAAGCAACTTTAAATGTTCCCACGTTTATTCCAATTTCCACGAGCGGTTTTTGACAGGTGAACTCTGCACAAAATTGTAGGGATGAATATCTCACATCTGAAAGTGTAAGGTAATATATAAACTGTTAActcaatttaattattaattgattttgaattataagagcatcattatcccaaaACCCCTTACAAGGtctcttaattaatttttaatagtttttaaagtGTAAAAGTGAGTTAAGAAACTTAGAAAGAGATTTGAACATTTAATTGGTTTATTGCAAGTTTTTTAATTatggattcttaaaaaaaaattataaaacacttTCATTACAACAAACTTTACCACAatacacaataaaaaaaacttcaaattgaTCAATGATATTGAACTAACCAGTAGCTCTTGGTTTCTATGTGGAAAAGGAAGAGATGAAAGCGTGTACTCGAGCAGTGTCCAGGTTAGTACGCCAAAAACAACTATTAAACCGATCCGGGGAAATGTCAGTCCCTTCCTCGCGGAGATTGAAAGAACGTAGCAGACAACTGGAAGCCAGATTGTTGGGACTGCCCACCAAACCGTGCGAGGCAATAACTGCTCAAAGTTTCACAAAGAAGGATATAATCAAAACAAAGAGGATACCGACAAGAAGATGAAtctcaaaaaagaagaaaaaagttgATACCTCCCAAAACATTGACGGGAACATCACTCAAAAACAAACATTGACGCAAAACCTTCATCTGACaagaacatataaaaaaaatccaatctcAAAAACATATTCTCATAAACTCTATTTTCATAGATATACGAATCCAAAGCTTGATTTACACAAACAAGAATCTTAATCTGAGTCAATGAATCATCCAAACAAAAGGTTATGTTACCGCAAGATTCACATCAACATGCCATTTTGTACGCCAGCCACCGATTCCTAGTAATCAAAAACTGTTTCTCTGAAGGCAAGTATGGCTTTGTACAACGAAAATAAACCTTCTGTTTGAATCATGTGACGGAACGCATCAACCACACCGCCTAATGCCTCTCCACCTAGTGCCACCATAACCGTTCTTATCTACAATTTAAAGAACCTCAGGAATAGTCCAAACAAACTCAAGGTAAGTCTTTGTTGTGATTCTAACTTACGGTATCAAGTGGGAGACATAGCAAACTAGCTGTTACTCCAGCAGCTGCACCGGCCACAAACCTCTCGAAGTTAGTGGTTTCTTCGTTTCCAGACAATCTCAGAAGCTGGCCTCTGTATGTGTCATAAGCATAGAAGTTGATGGACTTGAAAGGAGCGGTTCTAAGAATATTAACCAAGTTCCCTTTCCAAAAGCCTCTAATCCCTTCAGTGGTAGCAATCCTCTGAATGAGTCCAAGAAGACTCCTTTGCTCTCCACGGACAATGTACTCTAGCTTCATCCGCTCAAGTGGTGCAATGCAAGTTCTGCTCAAACCAAAACCCTATAACCCAATGAGCATATCACTTAAGTAGTAACCACAAACACTTGAAAAAGTCTACAGATTTTAGCCTAACTAATGAATCCCTATGATACCAAAACTATTACCTTGAAACCATGGCAGCAAACCCATAAATGCTTAGTGGTGTTGAGAGCTCCTGATCGATTCTCCTTCAGCGAAGGAGGCTTGTACACGTGTTGACCATTATACCCTTCACCaccttcttcgtcttcctcgcCATTACTCTCATTTATGGATAAACTGACTGACGAAAACAGAGGTCCTCTGTTCCGGTTTCGTCTTCTAAGCACTCGACTTTCAGACTAAGCGACACGAACTGACTGAACAGCTCTTAGAGGAGACAAAGGAGACGGACGAGGAAGGAAGAGACTCGTCGAGAAACAATCCTCCTAGGATTTGATTTTGAACATCGAGATCCGATGATTCTGATCTGATTACGTCAGCAATCCATCGATCAAGGCCACACATTTCAAGGTCTTCGATTGGAGAAAATTCGACAAAAATTAAGAATGAAAGTCGGAAACTTTCAGAAGAACAGAATCGATcgaaaagaagaaggagaagagagacgAAGAGATGAACGTCCAAAGGGCAACACCTCTCCCAGAAGACCAGTCTCTTAGAGCAACATTATCAAGACATTTGAACATTTCTTATGGGCGATCCTTACCCAATATTGgcccaaaattaaatataaagtcCAGTTAAATGAAGAAGACGATTTTTAGGTAAGAAGTTTTTTGACTTCGTTCTTCTGTCACGTGTCATTTTATGATACGTTTTGTGAAGGGTAAAGGGTCTCGTCGTTTTGCTCTGGATATATTCTCTCCGtctccctcttctctctctctctcaatccgTAGACGGCGATTCGCTGGAAGTGAAGAATCATCGgtccacatcgatcgatcgtTTAATCTCGGCATCGAATCTGCACCAGGTTCGTattactctctctctccgtcTCCCTCTTCTCTGTCTCGCTCTCTCGTATCGATTTTGTTGATATAATTCTGGGATTATCGATTACTTGTTTCTAATATTTTGCATGCTTTGGGTTTGATCAAGGTCCGcggagtttgggtttagggtttcatcgTCTCGTCCTTCTCTCGCTGTGGACGGGTACTTCCGCCGCCGTCGTCTATTCTCGTCCATCTCGCCTCTCTTCTTTCTCCGGTTGGAAACCATCTCCGCCGCCGTCACCAACAGGTTTGCCTTCTTTCCTCCGTTAGCTATATAGAGGAATCATTTAAACAAATAGATTGGTGATTCGCCTTTTGGTTGTATATGATTGTATAGTGATCTGTGTTTTTGATTGTAAAGCAGAAGTTTTTTAGTGAATTTTTCGTATACTTGATTGATTAGGGAACTTTAGATAAAAAACTATGCTTGATTGATTAGTGAActtcagttaaaaaaatatgCTTGATTGATTAGTGAACTGAATTTTGTGTTCTATACTTGATTGATTAGTGAACTGAATTTTGATTGTATAGTTGATGGAGAGCCACGTTATATGTTGTGATCTATACTGAATTTTGATTCTATACTTGTTGTTTTAGATACATTGGCTTCATCATTGACATGTGTTGTTTTAGTTGGTGTGTAAATTGAAGTAAGTAGGTTTCGACATTTAATGAAAACGTTGTACTGACTTTTTTACTTAGTTTGGTTTCGAAGGAGTGTTACTTGGCAAAGTTTTCTAGTTAGTTTGCTTGGTTTTGTAGTTAGTTTCGAAAGAGTAATAAATATTGATTAGTTATATGTAACGAGTATAAGTAACTAATGTGTATCATATTTACTTACTTGTTtgctttgattttttattttctgagtAATAAATATTGATTAGACCTTGGTAGTTGATTGTTAGAGAAACATTTAAGCTCTCTGATGGTTGTTCTCTCAAATTTCTTTAAATAGCCGCAACAAGTTTAATTCTTGTTGTGGTTATCCCttactctcttctttctctcacaTATCTTTCTTTTCTATTCATGTCCTTCTAATCGAAATGGATTCAAGGAATCCATTGAATCCCTATAGTGAGTCCCCTAGTTATAGCTATCTTCTCCATAGCCAAAACTCTCAGTATGGAAGTTATCCTTCTACTCAGTATCCATCCGAGATACCTCCTTATAGTTCACAACAACCTGACGGTCCACCTGAACGTGAAGACCCAGCAGTTGCCTCTAAGGAGAGAAGGCAATGGACTCCAGCTGATGACGAGGTCGTCATAAGTGCTTGGCTCAACACATCTAAGGATGCAATGGTTGGGAATGAACAAAAATCAGGGACGTTCTGGAAACGTGTTGCTGAGTACTATGAATCTACTCCACATGCTAAAGAGAGTGGTGAACCAAGAGAGTGGCTCCATATTAAGCAGAGGTGGCAGAAGATTAATGACATCACCAACAAATTTTGCGGTGCTTACTCGGCAGCGGAGAGACAGATAACTTCTGGTCAGAGCAAGACTGACGTCCTCAAGATGGCTTAT
The window above is part of the Brassica napus cultivar Da-Ae chromosome C3, Da-Ae, whole genome shotgun sequence genome. Proteins encoded here:
- the LOC106386279 gene encoding glutathione S-transferase T2-like gives rise to the protein MDSRNPLNPYSESPSYSYLLHSQNSQYGSYPSTQYPSEIPPYSSQQPDGPPEREDPAVASKERRQWTPADDEVVISAWLNTSKDAMVGNEQKSGTFWKRVAEYYESTPHAKESGEPREWLHIKQRWQKINDITNKFCGAYSAAERQITSGQSKTDV